One Streptomyces sp. RPA4-2 genomic window carries:
- a CDS encoding histidine phosphatase family protein — MTSRVILISAALSAALREARFDEGGRVEAAGLRLARAAAGAVPGAERLWVSPTVRCRETADALGLDAVLDVPELAGLDVGRWRGATLEEVSSKEPEAVAQWLADPGAAPHGGESVRAFCDRVAGCLDTAARLTGRTVAVVEPEVVRALVVRVLDAPESAFWRVDVPPLTATEFSGRSGRWNVRAGRPLAPSAQAGGSGG; from the coding sequence ATGACGAGCCGAGTGATCTTGATCTCAGCCGCGCTCAGCGCGGCGCTGCGGGAGGCCCGCTTCGACGAAGGGGGCCGGGTGGAGGCCGCGGGCCTGCGGCTCGCTCGGGCCGCCGCGGGCGCGGTCCCCGGCGCGGAGCGGCTGTGGGTCTCCCCCACCGTGCGGTGCCGCGAGACCGCCGACGCGCTGGGCCTCGACGCGGTGCTGGACGTCCCGGAGCTGGCCGGTCTGGACGTCGGCCGATGGCGTGGCGCGACCCTGGAGGAGGTCAGCTCGAAGGAACCGGAGGCGGTGGCCCAGTGGCTGGCCGATCCCGGCGCGGCACCGCACGGCGGGGAGTCGGTGCGGGCCTTCTGCGACCGGGTGGCGGGCTGCCTCGACACGGCCGCGCGGTTGACGGGCCGGACCGTCGCCGTGGTGGAGCCGGAGGTGGTACGGGCGCTGGTGGTACGGGTGTTGGACGCACCGGAGTCGGCGTTCTGGCGGGTCGACGTACCGCCCCTGACCGCCACCGAGTTCAGCGGCCGCTCCGGGCGCTGGAACGTACGGGCCGGCCGGCCGCTCGCCCCGTCGGCGCAAGCGGGAGGCTCAGGCGGGTAG
- a CDS encoding four-helix bundle copper-binding protein, giving the protein MRFLEDRFDCAQACVECARACALRASCMDPDGPKVRQLARRMGLMCAEVCDATCLVLDGQHHRGEAGIRVQVEWCRSVCRECADVFDRCPGAQVSARACRACAQACTDFLATLLPA; this is encoded by the coding sequence ATCCGCTTCCTGGAGGACCGCTTCGACTGCGCGCAGGCCTGCGTCGAGTGCGCCCGCGCCTGTGCGCTGCGGGCGAGCTGCATGGATCCGGACGGACCCAAGGTGCGGCAACTCGCGCGCCGTATGGGCCTCATGTGCGCCGAGGTGTGCGACGCGACCTGCCTCGTCCTGGACGGGCAGCACCACCGTGGCGAGGCGGGCATCCGTGTCCAGGTCGAGTGGTGCCGGTCCGTCTGCCGTGAGTGCGCGGACGTCTTCGACCGGTGTCCGGGCGCACAAGTGAGCGCGCGGGCCTGCCGCGCGTGCGCCCAGGCGTGCACGGACTTCCTCGCGACGCTGCTACCCGCCTGA
- a CDS encoding nuclear transport factor 2 family protein, whose protein sequence is MHPFRKAVEAGDLAAVEELLADDVVFTSPVAFKPYPGKAITAAILRGVTRVFTDFRYVREIAGADGRDHALVFTAKVGDKEINGCDFLHFDEDGRIDDLMVMVRPLSAAHALSEAMGAQFERISREAAEAQGR, encoded by the coding sequence ATGCACCCCTTCCGCAAGGCCGTGGAGGCCGGCGACCTCGCCGCGGTCGAGGAGCTGCTGGCCGACGACGTCGTGTTCACCAGCCCCGTCGCCTTCAAGCCCTACCCGGGCAAGGCGATCACCGCGGCCATCCTGCGCGGCGTCACCCGCGTCTTCACCGACTTCCGCTACGTACGGGAGATCGCGGGTGCCGACGGCCGTGACCACGCGCTGGTCTTCACGGCGAAGGTGGGCGACAAGGAGATCAACGGCTGCGACTTCCTGCACTTCGACGAGGACGGCAGGATCGACGACCTGATGGTCATGGTCCGCCCGCTCTCGGCGGCCCATGCGCTCTCCGAGGCCATGGGCGCGCAGTTCGAGCGGATCTCGCGGGAGGCGGCGGAGGCCCAGGGCCGGTGA
- a CDS encoding PadR family transcriptional regulator, with amino-acid sequence MALRNAVLAALLEGEASGYDLAKEFDASVANFWMATPQQLYRELERMTSEGLIEARLVRQDRRPNKRVFSLTAAGRGALRAFTAAPPKPTAIRDELLVKVQSVDAGDDAAVRAAIAERLEWARAKLARYERLRARLLDGRTEDEFLARAERVGPYLTLMRGRSFEEENIRWAERALDILERRAAVRPS; translated from the coding sequence ATGGCATTGCGCAACGCGGTTCTCGCCGCGCTCCTGGAGGGTGAGGCGTCGGGATACGACCTGGCCAAGGAGTTCGACGCCTCGGTGGCCAACTTCTGGATGGCGACCCCGCAGCAGCTCTACCGGGAGCTCGAGCGGATGACGTCCGAGGGACTCATCGAGGCCCGGCTGGTGCGGCAGGACCGGCGTCCGAACAAGCGGGTCTTCTCCCTCACCGCGGCGGGCCGCGGCGCCCTGCGCGCGTTCACGGCGGCCCCTCCGAAACCCACCGCCATCCGCGACGAACTGCTGGTCAAGGTGCAGTCCGTCGACGCGGGCGACGACGCGGCCGTACGGGCGGCGATCGCCGAGCGGCTGGAGTGGGCGCGTGCCAAGCTGGCCCGCTACGAGCGGCTGCGCGCGCGCCTGCTGGACGGCCGCACCGAGGACGAGTTCCTGGCCCGCGCGGAGCGTGTGGGCCCCTATCTCACCTTGATGCGCGGGCGCTCCTTCGAGGAGGAGAACATCCGGTGGGCGGAACGGGCCCTGGACATCCTGGAGCGGCGGGCCGCGGTGCGCCCCTCCTGA
- a CDS encoding GNAT family N-acetyltransferase yields the protein MIEEREAATPREVCWRGRGVAFAPLDVDDAELIHGWRSDPVAAHEIGMWPRSLSAVRERVERDRDEHDRDDFLVLLPDGTPIGHIALTDQDMVDGTAEIMLVLDPAHRGRGHGTDAVDALVDLAFGELPMHRVQAVTHTTNTGALGVLAGAGFVQEGVRRSACLHRGRRYDVAVLALLREEWQGLTRPRSWDVPVTGR from the coding sequence ATGATCGAGGAAAGGGAGGCGGCGACGCCTCGGGAGGTCTGCTGGCGGGGCAGGGGCGTCGCCTTCGCGCCGCTCGACGTCGACGACGCGGAGCTGATCCATGGCTGGCGTTCCGACCCCGTGGCCGCCCACGAGATCGGCATGTGGCCGCGTTCCCTTTCCGCCGTGCGCGAGCGCGTCGAGCGTGACCGCGACGAGCACGACCGCGACGACTTCCTCGTCCTGCTCCCGGACGGCACGCCGATCGGCCACATCGCCCTGACGGACCAGGACATGGTCGACGGCACGGCCGAGATCATGCTGGTTCTGGACCCCGCCCACCGGGGCCGGGGCCATGGCACGGACGCCGTCGACGCGCTCGTCGACCTCGCCTTCGGTGAACTGCCCATGCACCGCGTCCAGGCGGTCACCCACACCACCAATACCGGGGCCCTCGGCGTCCTGGCCGGGGCGGGGTTCGTTCAGGAGGGGGTGCGCCGCTCCGCCTGCCTGCACCGGGGCCGCCGGTACGACGTCGCGGTGCTGGCCCTGCTCCGGGAGGAGTGGCAGGGGCTCACCCGACCCCGGTCCTGGGACGTGCCGGTCACCGGCCGGTGA
- a CDS encoding TetR/AcrR family transcriptional regulator, with translation MPSTRRTARQTDLLERLVALLAAEGFASFTLDELTERLRCSKTTLYQLAGSKQELVREAVKHYFREAAGAIEKQVADTSAPADRVVVYLNAVAERLRPLSRRFLDDMAQFEPAREVYEANTRLAAARIRQLIADGVAAGAFRDVHAAFVGEVVAATMQEIQRGEVAARTGLSDAEAYAELASLIVHAVSP, from the coding sequence ATGCCGTCCACACGTCGAACAGCGCGCCAGACAGACCTCCTCGAACGGCTCGTCGCCTTGCTGGCGGCGGAGGGATTCGCATCGTTCACGCTCGACGAGCTGACCGAGCGGCTGCGCTGCTCGAAGACGACGCTGTACCAACTCGCGGGAAGCAAGCAGGAGTTGGTCCGCGAGGCGGTGAAGCACTACTTCCGGGAGGCGGCCGGCGCCATCGAGAAGCAGGTGGCGGACACCTCCGCGCCGGCCGACCGCGTGGTGGTCTACCTGAACGCGGTCGCGGAGCGGTTGCGCCCGCTGTCCCGGCGATTCCTCGACGACATGGCCCAGTTCGAACCGGCCCGTGAGGTGTACGAGGCCAACACCCGCCTCGCCGCCGCCCGGATCAGACAGCTGATCGCGGACGGCGTCGCCGCGGGCGCGTTCCGTGACGTCCATGCCGCGTTCGTGGGCGAGGTCGTGGCCGCCACCATGCAGGAGATCCAGCGGGGCGAGGTGGCCGCGCGCACCGGGCTGAGCGACGCGGAGGCATACGCGGAGCTGGCCTCGCTCATCGTGCACGCCGTCTCACCCTGA
- a CDS encoding CaiB/BaiF CoA-transferase family protein — MQSREGSVGPLAGLRVLELAGLGPAPHAAMVLADLGADVVRVERPSGRALSLGPAGAADAVQRGRRSVFADLKNPAGRALVRGLAARADVLIEGLRPGVAERLGVGPDDCRGANPRLVYARITGWGQDGPLAGDPGHDLNYIGLTGVLHAMGRDDGPPAPPLNLVGDFGGGSMLLVVGVLAALWERARSGAGQVVDAAMVDGTALLGQMAYALRGMGEWSDERSSNLLDGAAPFYDTYACGDGKYVAVAALEAQFFAALLDGLGLVPAELPAQDDRDGWPVLRSRFAGRFASRTRDEWAEHFAGTDACVTPVLTFAEAGAHPHMVARRTLVEVDGILQAAPAPRFSRTPSRPPSAPRAAGADTESVLRDWGVGSSTPVVRSG, encoded by the coding sequence ATGCAGTCCAGAGAGGGATCCGTCGGCCCACTCGCGGGCCTGCGCGTCCTGGAACTCGCGGGACTCGGGCCGGCTCCGCACGCGGCCATGGTGCTGGCCGACCTGGGCGCCGACGTGGTGCGGGTCGAGCGGCCGTCCGGCCGGGCGCTCAGCCTGGGGCCGGCCGGCGCGGCCGACGCCGTGCAGCGTGGCCGCCGGTCGGTCTTCGCCGACCTCAAGAATCCCGCGGGGCGGGCGCTCGTGCGAGGCCTGGCGGCGCGGGCCGACGTACTCATCGAGGGCCTGCGGCCAGGGGTCGCCGAGCGGCTCGGGGTCGGTCCGGACGACTGCCGCGGCGCGAACCCGCGGCTCGTCTACGCCCGGATCACCGGCTGGGGGCAGGACGGGCCGCTCGCCGGGGATCCCGGGCACGACCTGAACTACATCGGTCTCACCGGCGTCCTGCACGCGATGGGCCGGGACGACGGGCCGCCGGCCCCGCCGCTGAACCTCGTGGGGGACTTCGGCGGCGGATCCATGCTGTTGGTCGTGGGTGTCCTGGCCGCACTCTGGGAGCGCGCCCGATCGGGCGCCGGGCAGGTCGTCGACGCCGCCATGGTCGACGGGACCGCACTGCTGGGCCAGATGGCGTACGCGCTGCGCGGCATGGGGGAGTGGTCGGACGAACGGAGTTCGAACCTGCTCGACGGGGCGGCCCCCTTCTACGACACCTACGCGTGCGGCGACGGCAAGTACGTGGCCGTCGCCGCACTCGAAGCGCAGTTCTTCGCGGCCCTGCTCGACGGGCTCGGTCTCGTCCCCGCCGAACTGCCCGCCCAGGACGACCGTGACGGGTGGCCGGTGCTGCGGTCCCGGTTCGCGGGCAGGTTCGCCTCCCGCACGCGGGACGAGTGGGCGGAGCACTTCGCCGGAACCGACGCGTGTGTCACGCCCGTGCTCACCTTCGCCGAGGCGGGCGCGCACCCGCACATGGTGGCCCGGCGCACCCTGGTCGAGGTGGACGGCATCCTGCAGGCCGCACCCGCGCCGCGTTTCTCGCGCACCCCCAGCAGACCGCCCTCGGCACCCCGCGCGGCGGGCGCGGACACCGAGTCGGTGCTCCGCGACTGGGGCGTCGGGTCCTCGACCCCGGTGGTCCGGTCAGGGTGA
- a CDS encoding acyl-CoA dehydrogenase family protein, with protein MPATRTLPAQEAVDLIGLTRELAEKELAPRVAEAEAEEKFPREVFRTLGRAGLLSLPYAEQYGGGGQPYEVYLQVVEEIAAVWASVAVGVSVHALSCFALAAFGTEEQKDKWLPGMLGGELLGAYCLSEAHAGSDPAAMRTRAVRDGDHYVLDGAKAWTTHGGHADFYTVMARTSDTGSRAISCFLVPADTPGVIADPPEHKMGLTGSATATVRLENVRVPVEYRIGEEGQGLAIAFAGLDCGRLGIAAVATGLAQGALDHALRYSRERETFGRPIIEHQGLAFVLADMAAAVQASRATTLAAARLKDQGLPFSCEASIAKLIATDNAMKVTTDAVQVLGGAGYTRDFPVERYMREAKVMQIFEGTNQIQRLIIGRALRENDRGTLRVHDQETPRP; from the coding sequence ATGCCAGCCACCCGAACGCTGCCCGCCCAGGAAGCCGTCGACCTGATCGGCCTCACCCGCGAGCTCGCCGAGAAGGAGCTCGCCCCTCGCGTCGCCGAGGCCGAAGCCGAGGAGAAGTTCCCCCGCGAGGTCTTCCGCACCCTCGGCCGGGCCGGTCTGCTGAGCCTGCCGTACGCCGAGCAGTACGGCGGTGGCGGCCAGCCGTACGAGGTCTATCTCCAGGTCGTCGAGGAGATCGCGGCCGTGTGGGCCAGCGTCGCGGTCGGCGTCTCGGTGCACGCGCTGTCCTGCTTCGCCCTCGCCGCGTTCGGCACCGAGGAGCAGAAGGACAAGTGGCTGCCCGGCATGCTCGGCGGGGAGCTGCTCGGTGCCTACTGCCTGTCCGAGGCCCATGCCGGATCCGACCCCGCGGCGATGCGCACGCGGGCCGTCAGGGACGGCGACCACTACGTGCTCGACGGTGCCAAGGCGTGGACCACGCACGGCGGGCACGCGGACTTCTACACGGTCATGGCGCGGACGTCCGACACGGGCTCGCGGGCCATTTCCTGCTTCCTCGTCCCGGCCGACACCCCTGGCGTCATCGCCGATCCGCCCGAGCACAAGATGGGTCTGACCGGGTCGGCCACCGCCACCGTGCGCCTGGAGAACGTCCGCGTTCCCGTGGAGTACCGGATCGGCGAGGAGGGGCAGGGCCTCGCGATCGCCTTCGCCGGACTGGACTGCGGCCGCCTCGGGATCGCGGCGGTGGCCACGGGCCTGGCCCAGGGAGCGCTGGACCACGCGCTGCGGTACTCCCGCGAGCGGGAGACCTTCGGCCGCCCGATCATCGAACACCAGGGGCTGGCCTTCGTCCTCGCGGACATGGCCGCGGCCGTGCAGGCCTCCCGCGCCACCACGCTCGCCGCCGCGCGGCTCAAGGACCAGGGACTCCCCTTCAGCTGCGAGGCGTCCATCGCCAAGCTGATCGCCACCGACAACGCCATGAAGGTCACCACCGACGCCGTCCAGGTACTGGGTGGCGCCGGATACACCCGCGACTTCCCGGTCGAGCGCTACATGCGCGAGGCCAAGGTCATGCAGATCTTCGAGGGCACCAACCAGATCCAGCGCCTGATCATCGGCCGGGCGCTGCGGGAGAACGACCGGGGCACCCTCAGGGTCCACGACCAGGAGACGCCCCGGCCCTGA
- a CDS encoding polysaccharide deacetylase family protein, whose translation MARRGGRGWYGRVLAAAVGVTAVAAATSVWSAQAGPVESRPGRVEAAARPFRPHARGPARVPVSVAIAHASDRGARGVDITVDDGPDPVWTPRVLKALREYGVKATFCMVGTQAQAHPDLVREIVAAGHRLCDHTVSHDTTMDTKSESYQARQILDAERMITKASGGVRPQYYRAPGGAFTPYSRELAASHGMRPLGWNVDTKDFERPGTDVLVATVKQEISNGPTVLFHDGGGDRSQTVRALREILPWLKRQGYSFGFPVR comes from the coding sequence GTGGCGCGGCGTGGCGGGCGGGGATGGTACGGCCGGGTGCTCGCGGCGGCGGTCGGCGTGACGGCGGTGGCCGCCGCGACTTCCGTGTGGAGCGCGCAGGCCGGACCCGTGGAGAGCAGGCCCGGACGAGTGGAAGCCGCGGCCCGGCCCTTCCGGCCGCACGCCCGGGGACCCGCGAGAGTGCCGGTGTCGGTGGCCATCGCCCATGCCTCCGACCGCGGCGCCCGGGGTGTCGACATCACCGTCGACGACGGACCGGACCCGGTCTGGACACCGCGGGTGCTGAAGGCGCTTCGGGAGTACGGCGTGAAGGCCACGTTCTGCATGGTGGGCACCCAGGCCCAGGCGCACCCGGACCTGGTCAGGGAGATCGTGGCGGCCGGGCACCGGCTGTGCGACCACACGGTGTCGCACGACACCACCATGGACACCAAGTCCGAGTCGTACCAGGCGCGGCAGATCCTGGACGCCGAACGCATGATCACCAAGGCGTCAGGGGGCGTCCGGCCGCAGTACTACCGGGCCCCGGGCGGCGCCTTCACGCCGTACAGCCGCGAACTGGCCGCCTCGCACGGGATGCGGCCGCTGGGCTGGAACGTCGACACCAAGGACTTCGAGCGGCCCGGCACCGACGTGCTGGTCGCCACCGTCAAGCAGGAGATCTCCAACGGCCCGACCGTCCTCTTCCACGACGGGGGCGGCGACCGCTCCCAGACCGTCCGCGCCCTGCGTGAGATCCTGCCGTGGCTGAAGCGGCAGGGGTACTCCTTCGGCTTCCCCGTGCGCTGA
- the dhaK gene encoding dihydroxyacetone kinase subunit DhaK, which translates to MKMLINVAETVVADALRGMAAAHPDLTVDVENRVIVRRDAPVAGKVGLVSGGGSGHEPLHGGFVGPGMLSAACPGEVFTSPVPDQMVRAAAAVNSGAGVLFIVKNYTGDVLNFDMAAELAEDEGIQIAKVLVNDDVAVTDSLFTAGRRGTGATLFVEKIAGAAAEEGAPLERVESLARQVNENSRSFGVALAACTTPAKGSPTFDLPPGELELGVGIHGEPGRERRAMMTSREIADFSVHAILEDMNPRNPVLVLVNGMGATPLLELYGFNAEVQRVLGERGVPVARTLVGNYVTSLDMAGASVTLCQVDEELLRLWDAPVKTPGLRWGV; encoded by the coding sequence ATGAAGATGCTGATCAACGTGGCGGAGACGGTGGTCGCGGACGCGCTGCGGGGTATGGCGGCCGCACACCCGGACCTCACGGTGGATGTCGAGAACCGCGTGATCGTACGGCGTGACGCCCCGGTGGCCGGAAAGGTGGGTCTCGTCTCCGGCGGCGGATCGGGCCACGAGCCCCTGCACGGCGGATTCGTCGGTCCCGGCATGCTGTCGGCGGCCTGTCCGGGCGAGGTCTTCACCTCTCCGGTGCCGGACCAGATGGTGCGGGCCGCCGCCGCCGTGAACAGCGGCGCGGGCGTGTTGTTCATCGTGAAGAACTACACCGGTGACGTGCTGAACTTCGACATGGCGGCCGAACTCGCCGAGGACGAGGGCATCCAGATCGCCAAGGTGCTGGTCAACGACGACGTCGCCGTCACCGACAGTCTTTTCACGGCCGGCCGGCGCGGCACGGGCGCGACGCTGTTCGTGGAGAAGATCGCGGGCGCCGCGGCCGAGGAGGGCGCCCCGCTGGAGCGGGTGGAGTCGCTGGCCCGTCAGGTCAACGAGAACTCCCGGAGTTTCGGTGTCGCGCTCGCCGCCTGTACCACTCCGGCCAAGGGCAGCCCCACCTTCGACCTGCCGCCCGGGGAACTGGAGCTGGGCGTCGGCATCCACGGCGAGCCCGGCCGGGAGCGGCGCGCGATGATGACCTCGCGCGAGATCGCCGACTTCTCGGTGCACGCGATCCTGGAGGACATGAACCCGCGCAATCCCGTCCTCGTCCTGGTCAACGGTATGGGCGCGACCCCGCTCCTGGAGCTGTACGGGTTCAACGCGGAGGTGCAGCGGGTGCTCGGCGAGCGCGGTGTCCCCGTCGCGCGCACGCTGGTCGGGAACTACGTCACCTCGCTGGACATGGCCGGTGCCTCGGTGACGCTGTGTCAGGTGGACGAGGAACTGCTGCGTCTGTGGGACGCGCCGGTGAAGACACCGGGGCTGCGCTGGGGCGTGTGA